The following proteins are co-located in the Nocardioides piscis genome:
- the ald gene encoding alanine dehydrogenase yields MKVGVPKEVKNHEYRVAITPAGVHELTLHGHDVVVEEGAGLGSSITDDEFVAAGATILATADEVWEAGELILKVKEPIEEEYPRMREDQVLFTYLHLAADKALTQELIKRRITAIAYETVQSPDGALPLLHPMSEVAGRLAPQAGAYHLMRGGGGRGVLLGGVSGVYHGKVVVIGAGVSGMNAAAIALGMHAEVLLLDKDINKLRAADRIYQGHLQTIASNGYEIERACLDADLVIGAVLVPGAKAPTLISNDLVSRMKPGSVLVDISVDQGGCFEDTRPTTHADPTYQVHESIFYCVANMPGAVPHTSTYALTNVTLPYAVALADKGWRRACTDDHSLAFGLNTHAGQLTNAPVGEAVGIEAVGVDTVLT; encoded by the coding sequence GTGAAGGTCGGCGTCCCGAAGGAAGTCAAGAACCACGAATACCGAGTGGCGATCACGCCGGCGGGTGTCCACGAGCTCACGCTCCATGGGCATGACGTCGTGGTCGAGGAGGGTGCCGGGCTGGGTTCCTCCATCACCGACGACGAGTTCGTGGCCGCCGGAGCGACCATCCTCGCGACCGCCGACGAGGTCTGGGAGGCCGGCGAGCTGATCCTCAAGGTCAAGGAGCCGATCGAGGAGGAATACCCGCGCATGCGCGAGGACCAGGTGCTGTTCACCTATCTCCACCTCGCCGCCGACAAGGCGTTGACCCAGGAGCTGATCAAGCGCCGGATCACCGCGATCGCCTATGAGACCGTTCAGAGCCCCGACGGTGCGCTGCCGCTGCTGCATCCGATGTCGGAGGTCGCCGGGCGGCTGGCCCCCCAGGCGGGCGCCTATCACCTGATGCGCGGCGGCGGCGGGCGCGGTGTGCTGCTCGGCGGTGTCTCCGGGGTCTACCACGGCAAGGTCGTCGTCATCGGCGCCGGCGTCTCGGGGATGAACGCGGCCGCGATCGCGCTCGGCATGCACGCCGAGGTGCTGCTGCTCGACAAGGACATCAACAAGCTCCGGGCCGCCGACCGCATCTATCAGGGCCACCTGCAGACGATCGCGTCCAACGGCTACGAGATCGAGCGCGCGTGCCTCGACGCCGACCTCGTCATCGGAGCCGTGCTCGTCCCCGGCGCGAAGGCGCCGACCCTGATCTCCAACGACCTGGTGTCCCGGATGAAGCCGGGCTCGGTCCTCGTGGACATCTCGGTCGACCAGGGCGGCTGCTTCGAGGACACGCGGCCCACCACGCACGCCGACCCGACCTACCAGGTGCACGAGTCGATCTTCTACTGCGTGGCCAACATGCCTGGCGCTGTGCCGCACACGTCGACATACGCCCTGACCAACGTGACCCTCCCCTATGCAGTGGCCCTGGCAGACAAGGGCTGGCGACGGGCGTGCACGGACGACCACAGCCTCGCGTTCGGGCTCAACACGCACGCGGGCCAGCTCACCAACGCCCCTGTGGGCGAGGCGGTCGGGATCGAGGCAGTCGGGGTGGATACCGTCCTCACGTGA
- the aroH gene encoding chorismate mutase has product MATRAIRGATQLDSDTREHMLDRVAEMVTDVMSVNHLEVDDFISVIFTATSDLVSEFPAYAARRLGFGDVPLICARELEIEGSMPRCVRMLAHVETDLPRAEITHVYLHGAANLRRDLVKTRDVPDDD; this is encoded by the coding sequence GTGGCAACGAGGGCAATCAGGGGAGCGACCCAGCTCGACTCCGACACGCGCGAGCACATGCTCGACCGGGTCGCGGAGATGGTGACCGACGTGATGAGCGTCAACCACCTGGAGGTCGACGACTTCATCTCCGTCATCTTCACCGCGACCAGCGACCTGGTCAGTGAGTTCCCTGCCTACGCCGCGCGCCGCCTCGGGTTCGGTGACGTCCCGCTGATCTGCGCCCGGGAGCTGGAGATCGAGGGCTCGATGCCGCGCTGCGTGCGGATGCTCGCGCACGTCGAGACCGACCTGCCGCGCGCCGAGATCACCCACGTCTACCTGCACGGAGCGGCCAACCTGCGGCGCGACCTCGTCAAGACGCGCGACGTCCCCGATGACGACTGA
- the xerD gene encoding site-specific tyrosine recombinase XerD produces MSETAALTRAIRTYLDHLAVERGLAANTLSSYRRDLRRYAEFLASQDVSSLDDVTEGHVAGFLMRLREGDADHQALSATSAARTVVAVRGFHKFAVADGLAAADPASGVKPPTPAKRLPKALPLADVEAILEAAGVAGTALALRDRAMLEVLYGTGARISEAVGLDVDDVDTVDATVLLRGKGSKERLVPIGGYALDAVAAYLTRARPELATAKTPAGALFLNSRGGRLSRQSAWAVLVRTAERAGVTRDVSPHTLRHSFATHLLDGGADVRVVQELLGHASVTTTQVYTLVTVDNLREVFATAHPRARD; encoded by the coding sequence GTGAGTGAGACGGCTGCCCTGACGCGAGCCATCCGCACCTATCTCGACCACCTGGCCGTCGAACGCGGCCTGGCGGCCAACACGCTCAGCTCCTACCGTCGCGACCTGAGGCGGTATGCCGAGTTCCTGGCCAGCCAGGACGTGAGCTCGCTCGACGACGTCACGGAGGGGCACGTGGCCGGGTTCTTGATGCGGCTCCGCGAGGGCGACGCCGACCACCAGGCCCTCAGCGCGACGTCCGCTGCTCGCACCGTGGTGGCGGTGCGGGGCTTCCACAAGTTCGCCGTGGCCGACGGCCTGGCCGCCGCCGACCCGGCCAGCGGGGTCAAGCCGCCGACCCCGGCCAAGCGGCTGCCCAAGGCGCTCCCGCTCGCCGACGTCGAGGCGATCCTGGAAGCCGCAGGAGTGGCCGGGACGGCCCTGGCCCTGCGGGACAGGGCGATGCTGGAGGTCCTCTACGGCACGGGCGCGCGCATCTCCGAGGCCGTCGGGCTCGACGTGGACGACGTGGACACGGTCGACGCGACCGTCCTGCTGCGAGGCAAGGGCAGCAAGGAACGGCTGGTCCCGATCGGGGGCTATGCCCTCGACGCCGTCGCCGCCTACCTCACCCGGGCGCGGCCCGAGCTGGCCACCGCAAAGACGCCCGCCGGGGCGTTGTTCCTCAACTCCAGGGGCGGCCGGCTGTCGCGGCAGAGCGCCTGGGCGGTCCTGGTCCGGACAGCCGAACGCGCCGGTGTCACGCGCGACGTCTCCCCTCACACCCTTCGTCACTCGTTCGCGACCCACCTCCTCGACGGTGGGGCAGACGTCCGCGTCGTGCAGGAGCTGCTGGGACACGCGAGCGTCACCACGACCCAAGTCTACACCCTGGTGACGGTCGACAACCTGCGCGAGGTCTTCGCCACGGCACACCCACGAGCGAGGGACTGA
- a CDS encoding DEAD/DEAH box helicase, protein MTIHLSRVRGDADEVYDAFATWVGEQGLELYPHQDEAVIELLGGNHVILATPTGSGKSLVAIGAHAAALAGDKVSFYTAPIKALVSEKFFALCEVFGADNVGMLTGDAAVNPEAPIICCTAEILANIALREGRAADVGLVVMDEFHFYAEPDRGWAWQVPLLELLDAQFLLMSATLGDVSFFVEDLHRRTRREVAVVADAERPVPLTFTWSLQHLDETLEELVTTGQAPVYVVHFTQAAAVEHATNLLRRPPKKVDKEAIAERIGGFRFGSGFGRTLSKMVRNGIGVHHAGMLPKYRRLVEQLAQSGLLTVICGTDTLGVGINVPIRTVLFSGLAKFDGNRQRVLRAREFQQIAGRAGRAGFDVAGNVVVQAPEHVIDNERAKAKAEAKNSAPGANAKRKSKAQLKKPPEGTVVWTEQTYDKLVAGVPEQLTSRMRVDNAMLINVLSREEDAFPVLRRLLTDNHEDRRQQLRLARRALRLTRSLVNTGVVTRLEEPDVHGRRYVVTVDLPVDFALNQPLAHFALAAFDVLDPEAETYTLDIVSVVESVLEAPRQILMAQQFAARGEAVQEMKADGIDYDERMALLDQITWPQPLSELLTGVYEIYRQTHPWLREDALDPKSVVREMWEQAMGFTDFVSRYQLARSEGLVLRYLTDAYRTLRQTVPEAHHTPELDDIIDWLGETIRQTDSSLLDEWEALADPEHVPGRIVAHEPPPPPRPLSRQGRVFEVMIRNAMWARVDLVVRDDLDGLLRLERAAADRLDPPRAVVMGRSVWDAAIEAYYDEHDSVLTDADARGPSMLDIGDERVGLPVGGEEDETARVRDVRQTIHDPEGHHDWVIEAVVDCDATDEYGALVLATAAMRRL, encoded by the coding sequence ATGACCATCCACCTGAGCCGGGTCCGCGGCGACGCGGATGAGGTCTATGACGCATTCGCGACCTGGGTGGGGGAGCAGGGCCTCGAGCTCTATCCCCACCAGGACGAGGCCGTCATCGAGCTGCTCGGCGGCAACCACGTCATCCTCGCCACCCCGACGGGCTCGGGGAAGTCGCTGGTCGCCATCGGGGCCCACGCTGCCGCGCTGGCAGGTGACAAGGTCAGCTTCTACACCGCTCCGATCAAGGCGTTGGTGAGCGAGAAGTTCTTCGCGTTGTGCGAGGTGTTCGGCGCCGACAACGTCGGGATGCTGACCGGCGACGCGGCCGTGAACCCCGAGGCACCGATCATCTGCTGCACGGCCGAGATCCTGGCCAACATCGCGCTGCGGGAGGGCCGTGCGGCAGACGTGGGGCTCGTCGTGATGGACGAGTTCCACTTCTATGCCGAGCCCGACCGCGGCTGGGCCTGGCAGGTGCCGCTGCTGGAGCTGCTCGACGCGCAGTTCCTGCTGATGTCGGCCACCCTGGGCGATGTCTCCTTCTTCGTCGAGGACCTGCATCGCCGTACGCGCCGCGAGGTGGCCGTGGTCGCCGACGCCGAGCGCCCGGTGCCGCTGACGTTCACCTGGTCGCTGCAGCACCTCGACGAGACCCTGGAGGAGCTCGTCACCACCGGTCAGGCCCCGGTCTATGTCGTCCACTTCACCCAGGCTGCTGCGGTCGAGCACGCGACAAACCTCTTGCGCAGGCCCCCGAAGAAGGTGGACAAGGAGGCGATCGCCGAGCGGATCGGCGGCTTCCGCTTCGGCTCCGGCTTCGGCAGGACGCTGTCCAAGATGGTCCGCAACGGGATCGGTGTCCACCACGCAGGGATGCTGCCGAAGTATCGCCGGCTGGTGGAGCAGCTGGCGCAGTCGGGACTGCTGACGGTCATCTGCGGCACCGACACGCTCGGAGTGGGCATCAACGTCCCCATCCGCACCGTGCTCTTCAGCGGGCTCGCCAAGTTCGACGGCAACCGGCAACGGGTCCTGCGGGCCCGGGAGTTCCAGCAGATCGCCGGACGAGCCGGCCGCGCCGGCTTCGACGTCGCCGGCAACGTCGTCGTCCAGGCGCCGGAGCACGTCATCGACAACGAGCGGGCCAAGGCAAAGGCGGAGGCGAAGAACAGTGCCCCCGGCGCCAACGCCAAGCGGAAGTCCAAGGCACAGCTGAAGAAGCCACCCGAGGGCACAGTCGTGTGGACCGAGCAGACCTACGACAAGCTGGTCGCGGGAGTGCCCGAGCAGCTCACGTCACGGATGCGGGTCGACAACGCGATGCTGATCAACGTCCTCTCCCGCGAGGAGGACGCCTTCCCCGTCCTGCGCCGGCTCCTCACCGACAACCACGAGGACCGCCGGCAGCAGCTGCGACTGGCTCGCCGGGCGCTGCGGTTGACGCGGTCGCTGGTCAACACCGGGGTCGTCACCCGGCTCGAGGAGCCCGACGTGCACGGGCGTCGCTATGTCGTCACCGTCGACCTGCCGGTCGACTTCGCCCTCAACCAGCCCCTGGCCCACTTCGCACTCGCGGCCTTCGACGTGCTCGACCCGGAGGCCGAGACCTACACCCTCGACATCGTCTCGGTGGTCGAGTCGGTGCTCGAGGCACCCCGGCAGATCCTGATGGCCCAGCAGTTCGCCGCGCGGGGCGAGGCGGTGCAGGAGATGAAGGCCGACGGGATCGACTACGACGAGCGGATGGCCCTGCTCGACCAGATCACCTGGCCGCAGCCCCTGTCCGAGCTGCTGACCGGCGTCTATGAGATCTATCGCCAGACCCACCCGTGGTTGCGCGAGGACGCCCTGGATCCGAAGTCGGTCGTGCGGGAGATGTGGGAGCAGGCCATGGGCTTCACCGACTTCGTCTCCCGCTATCAGCTGGCGCGCTCAGAAGGCCTGGTGCTGCGCTATCTCACCGACGCCTATCGCACCCTGCGCCAGACCGTCCCCGAGGCGCACCACACGCCCGAGCTCGACGACATCATCGACTGGCTGGGGGAGACGATCCGCCAGACCGACTCGTCACTGCTCGACGAGTGGGAGGCACTCGCCGACCCCGAGCACGTCCCGGGTCGGATCGTGGCGCACGAGCCGCCACCGCCGCCGAGGCCACTGAGCAGGCAGGGCCGGGTCTTCGAGGTGATGATCCGCAACGCGATGTGGGCCCGTGTCGACCTGGTGGTGCGCGACGACCTGGACGGACTCCTCCGGCTCGAGCGGGCCGCGGCGGACCGGCTGGACCCTCCGCGCGCGGTCGTGATGGGCAGGTCGGTGTGGGACGCGGCGATCGAGGCCTACTACGACGAGCACGACAGCGTCCTCACCGACGCCGATGCCCGCGGTCCCTCGATGCTGGACATCGGGGACGAACGCGTCGGGCTCCCCGTGGGCGGCGAGGAGGACGAGACCGCCCGGGTCCGCGACGTACGCCAGACGATCCACGACCCCGAAGGCCACCACGACTGGGTGATCGAGGCCGTCGTGGACTGCGACGCCACCGACGAGTACGGCGCCCTGGTGCTCGCGACGGCTGCCATGCGCAGGCTCTGA
- a CDS encoding ParA family protein has product MPPLVRSPQPSAPAQPATGVTETIPFPRPEETPVESVVESSPVTEAAQRAPEIGPTGRPMPDFPEPRPVGARTRARVVSMCNQKGGVGKTTTTINLGASLAEFGRKVLLVDFDPQGSLSVGLGLNPHEMDLSIYNLLMQRDIELADVVVPTGVPGMDLLPSNIDLSAAEVQLVHEVAREQTLQRVLAPALSDYDVILIDCQPSLGLLTVNALTASDGVIVPLECEYFALRGVALLKTTIDKVRERLNPGLEIDGVLGTMFDGRTLHSREVMERLVQAWGDKVFHTVIRRTVKFSDATVAGEPITAYASSSTGAGHYRQLAREVLTRWPAE; this is encoded by the coding sequence ATGCCGCCCCTGGTGAGATCGCCCCAGCCGAGCGCCCCGGCCCAGCCGGCGACCGGCGTCACCGAGACCATCCCGTTCCCCCGTCCTGAGGAGACCCCCGTGGAGTCCGTCGTGGAATCCAGCCCGGTCACCGAGGCGGCCCAGCGCGCCCCGGAGATCGGCCCGACCGGTCGGCCGATGCCCGACTTCCCCGAACCGCGCCCGGTGGGTGCTCGCACCCGGGCCCGCGTGGTGTCGATGTGCAACCAGAAGGGTGGCGTCGGCAAGACCACCACGACGATCAACCTGGGAGCGTCCCTGGCCGAGTTCGGCCGCAAGGTGCTGCTGGTCGACTTCGACCCCCAGGGGTCGCTCTCGGTGGGGCTCGGCCTCAACCCGCACGAGATGGACCTGTCGATCTACAACCTGCTGATGCAGCGTGACATCGAGCTCGCGGACGTCGTGGTGCCGACCGGGGTGCCGGGCATGGACCTCCTGCCGTCCAACATCGACCTGTCGGCCGCCGAGGTCCAGCTGGTCCACGAGGTCGCGCGCGAGCAGACCCTGCAGCGGGTGCTGGCGCCGGCGCTGAGCGACTACGACGTCATCCTGATCGACTGCCAGCCGTCGTTGGGCCTGCTGACCGTCAACGCCCTCACGGCCTCCGACGGCGTGATCGTGCCCCTGGAGTGCGAATACTTCGCGCTCCGCGGAGTCGCCCTGCTGAAGACCACCATCGACAAGGTGCGCGAACGACTCAATCCGGGTCTCGAGATCGACGGCGTGCTCGGCACGATGTTCGACGGTCGCACCCTCCACAGCCGTGAGGTGATGGAGCGTCTCGTGCAGGCCTGGGGCGACAAGGTCTTCCACACCGTCATCCGCCGGACCGTGAAGTTCTCCGACGCCACGGTCGCCGGCGAGCCGATCACTGCCTATGCGTCGAGCTCGACCGGCGCCGGTCACTACCGCCAGCTCGCCAGGGAGGTGCTCACCCGATGGCCCGCCGAGTGA
- a CDS encoding pseudouridine synthase: MKPHDDKGNHPSSQRPETDADGMIRLQKLLAQSGVASRRKCEELMLEGAVEVDGEVVTRLGTKVDPRTAVIRVEGRLLPPISANVYLVLNKPRGVVSTMSDPEGRTCIGDLVAERAERLFHVGRLDTDTSGLIILTNDGDFAQRLAHPSFEIEKTYVAEVEGELHKGIIKQLLRGVELDDGPVEVARARIVEGSHGRTSRERTIVELVIHEGRNRIVRRLLEHVGHPVTRLTRTSIGPVELGRLPLGEMRDLTLTELGELLDTERG, from the coding sequence ATGAAGCCCCACGACGACAAGGGCAACCACCCCTCCTCCCAGCGCCCGGAGACCGACGCCGACGGGATGATCCGGCTGCAGAAGCTGCTCGCACAGTCGGGAGTCGCCAGCCGGCGCAAGTGCGAGGAGCTGATGCTCGAGGGTGCGGTCGAGGTCGACGGCGAGGTGGTCACCCGCCTGGGCACCAAGGTCGACCCGCGCACCGCGGTGATCAGGGTCGAGGGACGTCTGCTGCCCCCCATCTCGGCAAACGTCTATCTGGTCCTCAACAAGCCGCGCGGGGTCGTGTCGACGATGTCCGACCCCGAGGGACGCACGTGCATCGGCGACCTGGTGGCCGAGCGTGCCGAACGCCTCTTTCACGTGGGCCGGCTCGACACCGACACGTCGGGCCTGATCATCCTCACCAACGACGGTGACTTCGCCCAGCGGCTCGCGCACCCCTCCTTCGAGATCGAGAAGACCTATGTCGCCGAGGTCGAGGGAGAGCTGCACAAGGGGATCATCAAGCAGCTGCTGCGCGGCGTGGAGCTCGACGACGGACCCGTCGAGGTCGCGCGCGCCCGCATCGTCGAAGGCAGTCACGGGCGGACCTCGCGCGAACGCACCATCGTCGAGCTGGTCATCCACGAGGGCCGCAACCGCATCGTCCGGCGCCTGCTGGAGCACGTCGGTCACCCAGTCACCCGACTGACCCGCACCTCGATCGGGCCCGTCGAGCTCGGCCGGCTGCCGCTGGGGGAGATGCGTGACCTGACGCTCACCGAGCTGGGGGAGCTGCTCGACACCGAGCGGGGCTGA
- the pepN gene encoding aminopeptidase N, with amino-acid sequence MTLSSLTQTEAAERARLIDVQRYDIEVDLTGLLSGDSFDSVSTITFSCSDPGATTFVDCAADVSHASLNGVPLDLAAHENGRLPLPGLAADNVLVVSASTTNTASGEGILRTVDPTDDLVYVWTSLEPDEARRLWACFDQPDLKAPHRFTVRAPGTWKVTSNTAPGKIEEVDGAARVWRFPDTPRLSTYVVVVNAGPFHEVRRQHDGYDLGFLCRQSLVPHLERDLDELVTLTRQGLAFFGEKFGVAFPQERYDQVFVPNLGGAMENWGCVTYGDSQLFRTPPTHNQRAVRAEFILHEMAHMWFGDLVTMRWWDDLWLNEAFASWASNWALAEATEFTDQWASFLALYKRTAYDMDMGPARHPIRSEVDDVSGAMANFDAITYVKGQSVLHQLMAYIGEDAFVEGLRSYFAEHAYGNTVLDDLMSAYSAAAGRDLTEWTQTWLDRAGTDVISLEGATLRAESPDGGAPRPHRLDIASFVVEPDGMRMVDVHAAEMLGASVEVDLPTADLRLLNAGDLTFAAARPDAGSLRLMLEHLGDFAAPLDRALVVGTMTQLLLLGELAPRDVASAISAALHTERNPALVEPNLSVAHLVADRWAPPSESPALRSALADAALVLSSDDVNRQPALRTLAANATTDDHWTELAAAAASATDTDLAWRMAIRRAELGQRDDEALAQLVAADPDPDAGVKRLKVLAASPDEAAKEEVWRAFFVDYSVPASRDTLELGAIFWRPGQGQLLAAFAHRYLDELRTLKGGLLNQGVVIRAMYPHAVGDDAFLTAAQVASQDESINQYARNQLVAQSFVLGQVHRARLL; translated from the coding sequence ATGACGCTGTCGAGCCTGACCCAGACCGAAGCTGCCGAACGTGCGCGACTGATCGACGTCCAGCGCTACGACATCGAGGTGGACCTCACCGGACTGCTCAGTGGTGACTCCTTCGACTCCGTCAGCACCATCACGTTCAGCTGCAGCGACCCCGGTGCCACCACGTTCGTCGACTGCGCCGCCGACGTCTCCCACGCATCCCTGAACGGCGTGCCGCTCGACCTGGCCGCTCACGAGAACGGTCGCCTGCCCCTTCCCGGCCTGGCCGCGGACAACGTCCTGGTCGTCTCGGCCTCGACCACCAACACCGCCAGCGGCGAGGGGATCCTGCGCACCGTCGACCCCACCGACGACCTCGTCTATGTGTGGACCAGCCTCGAGCCCGACGAGGCCCGAAGGCTGTGGGCGTGCTTCGACCAGCCCGACCTCAAGGCCCCCCACCGCTTCACGGTCCGCGCTCCGGGGACGTGGAAGGTCACGTCCAACACCGCCCCCGGGAAGATCGAGGAAGTCGACGGCGCAGCGCGCGTGTGGCGCTTCCCCGACACACCTCGCCTCTCGACCTACGTCGTGGTGGTCAACGCAGGTCCCTTCCACGAGGTCCGGCGCCAGCACGACGGCTACGACCTCGGCTTCCTGTGCCGGCAGTCTCTCGTACCGCACCTGGAGCGAGACCTGGACGAGCTGGTGACGCTGACGCGTCAGGGGCTGGCGTTCTTCGGGGAGAAGTTCGGCGTCGCCTTCCCGCAGGAGCGATATGACCAGGTCTTCGTGCCCAACCTGGGTGGCGCGATGGAGAACTGGGGCTGCGTGACGTATGGCGACTCGCAGCTGTTCCGCACTCCCCCGACCCACAACCAGCGCGCCGTGCGCGCCGAGTTCATCCTGCACGAGATGGCGCACATGTGGTTCGGCGACCTCGTGACCATGCGCTGGTGGGACGACCTGTGGCTCAACGAGGCGTTCGCGTCCTGGGCGTCCAACTGGGCGCTCGCCGAGGCGACCGAGTTCACCGACCAGTGGGCGAGCTTCCTGGCGCTCTACAAGCGCACCGCCTATGACATGGACATGGGCCCCGCCCGCCACCCGATCCGCAGCGAGGTCGACGACGTCAGCGGCGCGATGGCCAACTTCGACGCCATCACCTACGTCAAGGGCCAGAGCGTGCTCCACCAGCTCATGGCCTACATCGGCGAGGACGCCTTCGTGGAGGGACTCCGTTCTTACTTCGCCGAGCACGCCTATGGCAACACCGTCCTCGATGACCTGATGTCGGCCTATTCAGCCGCCGCTGGACGTGATCTGACCGAGTGGACGCAGACCTGGCTCGACCGGGCCGGCACCGACGTCATCTCGCTCGAGGGCGCCACCCTGCGCGCCGAGTCCCCGGACGGGGGCGCGCCTCGCCCCCACCGCCTCGACATCGCCTCCTTCGTGGTCGAGCCCGATGGCATGCGCATGGTGGACGTGCACGCTGCCGAGATGCTGGGCGCCTCGGTCGAGGTGGACCTGCCGACGGCCGACCTGCGGCTGCTCAACGCCGGCGACCTGACCTTCGCCGCCGCCCGTCCCGATGCCGGCTCGCTGCGGCTGATGCTCGAGCACCTGGGCGACTTCGCCGCCCCGTTGGACCGCGCGCTCGTGGTCGGCACCATGACCCAGCTCCTCCTCCTGGGCGAGCTCGCACCGCGAGACGTGGCCTCGGCCATCAGCGCCGCGCTGCACACCGAGCGCAACCCGGCGCTGGTCGAGCCCAACCTCTCGGTCGCCCACCTCGTCGCCGACCGCTGGGCACCCCCCTCGGAGTCGCCCGCGCTGCGATCGGCGCTTGCCGACGCTGCCCTGGTCCTGTCGAGCGACGACGTGAACCGACAGCCGGCGCTGCGGACGCTCGCCGCCAACGCGACCACCGACGACCACTGGACCGAGCTCGCCGCAGCGGCGGCGTCGGCCACCGACACCGACCTGGCGTGGCGGATGGCGATCCGTCGGGCGGAGCTGGGACAGCGAGACGACGAGGCGCTGGCGCAGCTGGTCGCAGCGGACCCCGACCCGGATGCGGGCGTCAAGAGGCTCAAGGTGCTGGCAGCCAGCCCGGACGAGGCGGCCAAGGAGGAGGTATGGCGAGCCTTCTTCGTCGACTACAGCGTGCCCGCGAGCCGGGACACCCTCGAGCTCGGCGCCATCTTCTGGCGTCCCGGCCAGGGGCAGCTGCTGGCGGCCTTCGCCCACCGATACCTCGACGAGCTGCGCACCCTCAAGGGCGGGCTGCTCAACCAGGGTGTGGTCATTCGCGCGATGTATCCGCACGCCGTCGGGGACGACGCGTTCCTGACGGCTGCCCAGGTGGCAAGCCAGGACGAGTCGATCAACCAGTACGCCCGCAACCAGCTGGTTGCGCAGTCATTCGTGCTCGGGCAGGTGCACCGCGCGCGCCTGCTCTGA
- the scpB gene encoding SMC-Scp complex subunit ScpB, which yields MSETPTPPPTEVETLDVAVADLRPSLEAILIVADEPLDKVQLASVVGHPVEAVDAALTELAGEYVEQGRGFELRNVAGGWRFYSRDEFAAVVEGFVLEGQQARLTQAALETLAVVAYKQPVSRARVSAIRGVNVDGVMRTLLNRGLVEEAGQDHETGANLYRTTTYFLERIGITSLGELPELAPYLPDMDDLEGELGQLASHAAEPAAQQPAEPTPQPTPQQPAEPAGQSSAHSSPHSGQGTEPDGGTEIA from the coding sequence ATGAGTGAGACCCCGACTCCACCGCCGACCGAGGTGGAGACGCTGGACGTCGCGGTGGCCGACCTGCGGCCCTCGCTCGAGGCGATCCTGATCGTCGCCGACGAACCGCTCGACAAGGTCCAGCTCGCGTCCGTGGTGGGGCACCCCGTCGAGGCGGTGGACGCAGCGCTGACGGAGCTGGCCGGCGAGTATGTCGAGCAGGGCCGTGGCTTCGAGCTGCGCAACGTCGCCGGTGGCTGGCGCTTCTACTCCCGCGACGAGTTCGCTGCCGTGGTCGAGGGCTTCGTCCTCGAGGGGCAGCAGGCACGGCTGACCCAGGCTGCTCTCGAGACGCTGGCGGTCGTCGCCTACAAGCAGCCGGTCTCGCGCGCACGGGTCTCGGCGATCCGCGGCGTCAATGTCGACGGTGTCATGCGCACGCTGCTCAACCGGGGCCTGGTCGAGGAAGCCGGTCAGGACCACGAGACGGGCGCCAACCTCTATCGGACCACGACCTACTTCCTCGAGCGGATCGGGATCACCTCGCTCGGGGAGCTGCCCGAGCTCGCGCCATACCTGCCCGACATGGACGACCTCGAGGGCGAGCTCGGCCAGCTGGCGTCGCACGCCGCCGAACCGGCCGCGCAGCAGCCGGCGGAGCCGACCCCGCAGCCGACCCCGCAGCAGCCGGCGGAGCCGGCAGGGCAGTCGTCAGCGCACTCTTCGCCCCACAGCGGCCAGGGCACCGAACCCGACGGCGGGACCGAGATCGCATGA
- a CDS encoding NUDIX domain-containing protein has protein sequence MNEIPLPLADRPARWPVVRTRVLHRDDWVVVVREDVITRPGHPEHEFARISVDHPGAVIVLAVDADERVLCLRQYRHTSGHVFVELPAGLRDAGDEPAVETARRELQEEAELAAGSWRLLLSTYPSAGLTNEVHEIFLARELSHASRGAFEMQHEEAEMETLWVPMADLLDAVLDGRVRQGPLAQAVLAYDVLKRKGDL, from the coding sequence ATGAACGAGATCCCGCTGCCGCTCGCGGACCGTCCTGCAAGGTGGCCGGTGGTGCGCACCCGGGTCCTGCACCGCGACGACTGGGTCGTCGTCGTCCGCGAGGACGTCATCACCCGGCCCGGGCATCCCGAGCACGAGTTCGCCCGGATCTCGGTGGACCATCCCGGGGCGGTGATCGTGCTGGCGGTCGACGCCGACGAGCGGGTGCTGTGCCTGCGCCAGTACCGGCACACGTCGGGCCACGTCTTCGTCGAGCTGCCCGCCGGGCTGCGGGACGCCGGGGACGAACCGGCCGTCGAGACCGCGCGGCGCGAGCTGCAGGAGGAGGCAGAGCTGGCGGCCGGCTCCTGGCGCCTGCTCCTGAGCACCTACCCGAGTGCGGGACTGACCAACGAGGTGCACGAGATCTTCCTGGCGCGAGAGCTGTCCCACGCCTCGCGCGGAGCCTTCGAGATGCAGCACGAGGAGGCCGAGATGGAGACGTTGTGGGTCCCGATGGCCGACCTGCTCGACGCGGTGCTGGACGGTCGCGTACGGCAAGGACCACTCGCCCAGGCAGTCCTTGCCTACGACGTGCTCAAGCGAAAGGGCGACCTCTAG